In Capillimicrobium parvum, a genomic segment contains:
- a CDS encoding MMPL family transporter translates to MSAALERLGRLCVRRRWIVLICCLMAVVGLGLAAGALGTRTSDNFALPGTGSQRAQDLLVDHFPAATKASSPVVFAAAEGRVDRGANRAAVDGALKDLRAADDVADVSDPFTPATVSRDGRIAYATVTLDGEPQDLTHAAADDIVAATDAARSQLTVAVGGIVGQQAEAQVEDPSEAIGLAIAVIVLLVTFGSVVSMGLPLLTGLIGLGAGLSLVTVLGHLITVPTIGPTLGTMIGLGVGIDYALFLITRHRQNLAAGMTVAESIPRTVATSGNAVVFAGGTVVVALCSLALTGIPIVSSLGYSAAIVVAIAVLAAIVLLPCLMALVGTKINALPIPGLHRRAQRAQQREGVHGWARWARAVADRPWPALIAGLAILVALMIPVFSLHLGQADNGTAAKGSEQRVAFDLLSEGFGPGSNGPLLVAVPGAPQEADLTRLAAALTGADGVASVSPPIPAQDGQAALLTVTPTTAPGDLATEALVRRLRNDVIAPTGIDAQVGGQTAAGVDLAAEISDRLPLVIAFVLALSFLLLLLAFRSIVLPIKAAVMNLLSIGAAYGVVTLVFQEGFGISLIGLSDPVPIVSFVPLMMFAILFGLSMDYEVFLLSACHERWIETHDPRTAVVDGIASTGRVITSAALIMVSVFAAFVGNADPTVKQFGLGMAVAVAVDATVVRCLLVPAVMILLGRSSWWLPAWLDRRLPHVSVEGAPAPALAVEAPEPVAAGGRD, encoded by the coding sequence GTGAGCGCGGCTCTCGAGAGGCTCGGACGCCTGTGCGTGCGCCGCCGCTGGATCGTGCTGATCTGCTGCCTGATGGCCGTGGTCGGGCTCGGGCTGGCGGCCGGCGCACTGGGCACGCGGACCAGCGACAACTTCGCGCTGCCCGGCACGGGAAGCCAGCGGGCGCAGGACCTCCTGGTCGACCACTTCCCGGCGGCGACCAAGGCGTCGAGCCCGGTGGTGTTCGCCGCCGCGGAAGGCCGGGTGGACCGCGGCGCCAACCGGGCGGCGGTGGACGGGGCGCTGAAGGACCTGCGCGCGGCGGATGACGTCGCGGACGTCTCGGACCCGTTCACGCCGGCCACGGTGAGCCGCGACGGGCGGATCGCCTACGCGACGGTCACGCTCGACGGCGAGCCGCAGGACCTGACCCACGCCGCCGCGGACGACATCGTCGCCGCGACGGACGCGGCGCGCTCGCAGCTGACGGTCGCGGTGGGCGGGATCGTCGGCCAGCAGGCCGAGGCACAGGTCGAGGACCCCAGCGAGGCGATCGGCCTCGCCATCGCGGTGATCGTCCTGCTCGTCACGTTCGGCAGCGTCGTGTCGATGGGCCTGCCGCTGCTCACGGGGCTCATCGGGCTGGGTGCCGGGCTGTCGCTGGTCACCGTCCTCGGCCACCTCATCACCGTGCCGACCATCGGGCCGACGCTCGGGACGATGATCGGCCTCGGGGTGGGCATCGACTACGCGCTGTTCCTCATCACCCGCCACCGCCAGAACCTCGCCGCCGGGATGACGGTCGCCGAGTCGATCCCGCGCACGGTCGCCACGTCCGGCAACGCGGTGGTCTTCGCCGGCGGCACGGTGGTCGTCGCGCTGTGCTCGCTCGCGCTGACCGGCATCCCGATCGTGTCGTCGCTCGGGTACTCCGCGGCGATCGTCGTGGCGATCGCGGTGCTCGCGGCGATCGTCCTGCTCCCGTGCCTGATGGCCCTGGTCGGCACGAAGATCAACGCGCTGCCGATCCCCGGTCTGCACCGCCGCGCCCAGCGCGCGCAGCAGCGCGAGGGCGTGCACGGGTGGGCCCGGTGGGCGCGTGCGGTCGCCGACCGTCCGTGGCCCGCCCTGATCGCCGGGCTGGCGATCCTCGTCGCGCTCATGATCCCGGTCTTCTCGCTGCACCTCGGGCAGGCCGACAACGGCACCGCGGCCAAGGGCAGCGAGCAGCGCGTCGCGTTCGACCTGCTGTCGGAGGGCTTCGGGCCCGGGAGCAACGGGCCGCTGCTCGTCGCCGTGCCCGGTGCCCCCCAGGAGGCCGACCTGACCCGGCTGGCCGCCGCGCTGACCGGGGCCGACGGCGTGGCGTCCGTGTCGCCGCCGATCCCGGCCCAGGACGGCCAGGCCGCGCTGCTCACGGTGACGCCGACGACGGCGCCGGGCGACCTCGCGACCGAGGCGCTCGTGCGGCGCCTGCGCAACGACGTCATCGCGCCGACCGGCATCGACGCCCAGGTCGGGGGCCAGACCGCGGCGGGTGTCGACCTCGCGGCGGAGATCTCCGACCGCCTGCCGCTCGTCATCGCCTTCGTGCTCGCGCTGAGCTTCCTGCTGCTCCTGCTCGCGTTCCGGTCGATCGTGCTGCCGATCAAGGCCGCGGTGATGAACCTCCTGTCGATCGGCGCGGCCTACGGCGTGGTGACGCTCGTCTTCCAGGAGGGCTTCGGCATCTCGCTCATCGGGCTGTCGGACCCGGTGCCGATCGTCTCGTTCGTCCCGTTGATGATGTTCGCGATCCTCTTCGGGCTGTCGATGGACTACGAGGTCTTCCTGCTCAGCGCCTGCCACGAGCGCTGGATCGAGACCCACGACCCGCGCACGGCGGTCGTCGACGGCATCGCGTCGACCGGGCGGGTGATCACCTCCGCCGCGCTGATCATGGTCAGCGTCTTCGCGGCCTTCGTCGGCAACGCGGACCCGACGGTCAAGCAGTTCGGGCTCGGCATGGCGGTGGCCGTGGCGGTCGACGCGACCGTCGTGCGCTGCCTGCTCGTGCCCGCGGTGATGATCCTGCTCGGACGCTCGAGCTGGTGGCTGCCCGCGTGGCTGGACCGGCGCCTGCCGCACGTGTCGGTCGAAGGCGCTCCTGCCCCGGCGCTCGCGGTCGAGGCTCCCGAGCCGGTCGCCGCGGGCGGGCGCGACTGA
- a CDS encoding LysR family transcriptional regulator — protein MTLQQLQYFLASVEHGSFSAAAEALHLAQPSVSEQVRRLEDELGVTLFQRVGRGLVATEAGRTLRPHAERVLAEVEGARDAVVDVREVRGGTAAFGVFGTSRYYLGADLVRAFHRDHPDVRIQLVGQNSSEVVDAVRAGELEAGVVVLPIDDAGLDVRPAMRDELLFCSADPAHLRSAMTIERLARGPLVLYDVTFGAQDPTRRQLTELAQRAGVTLEPLIDVEDPETALDLAVEGLGDTIAARGTLLAQRRRLSGRLGWVPFAEPIYDDFAFVWRRGAHLSPATRAFVQAVEERLASVRRRLDRVPRRHRPGA, from the coding sequence ATGACGCTCCAGCAGCTCCAGTACTTCCTGGCGTCGGTCGAGCACGGCTCCTTCAGCGCGGCCGCCGAGGCGCTGCACCTCGCCCAGCCGTCGGTGTCCGAGCAGGTTCGCCGGCTCGAGGACGAGCTCGGCGTCACCCTCTTCCAGCGCGTCGGGCGCGGCCTCGTCGCCACTGAGGCGGGACGCACGCTGCGCCCGCACGCCGAGCGGGTCCTGGCCGAGGTCGAGGGCGCCCGCGACGCCGTCGTGGACGTGCGCGAGGTGCGCGGCGGCACCGCGGCGTTCGGCGTCTTCGGCACCTCGCGCTACTACCTCGGTGCGGACCTCGTGCGCGCATTCCACCGCGACCATCCGGACGTCCGCATTCAGCTCGTCGGCCAGAACTCGTCCGAGGTGGTCGACGCGGTGCGCGCCGGCGAGCTCGAGGCGGGCGTCGTCGTGCTGCCCATCGACGATGCCGGCCTGGACGTGCGCCCGGCGATGCGCGACGAGCTGCTGTTCTGCTCGGCCGATCCCGCGCACCTGCGCTCGGCCATGACGATCGAGCGCCTCGCCCGCGGACCGCTCGTGCTCTACGACGTGACGTTCGGCGCCCAGGACCCCACGCGGCGCCAGCTCACCGAGCTCGCCCAGCGCGCCGGGGTCACGCTCGAGCCGCTGATCGACGTCGAGGACCCGGAGACCGCGCTCGACCTCGCCGTCGAAGGGCTCGGCGACACCATCGCCGCCCGCGGCACGCTGCTGGCCCAGCGCCGGCGCCTGTCGGGGCGGCTGGGGTGGGTGCCGTTCGCCGAGCCGATCTACGACGACTTCGCGTTCGTCTGGCGGCGCGGTGCGCACTTGTCGCCCGCGACCCGCGCGTTCGTGCAGGCGGTCGAGGAGCGGTTGGCATCGGTCCGGCGGCGGCTGGACCGCGTGCCGCGGCGCCACCGGCCCGGAGCCTGA
- a CDS encoding DMT family transporter, which yields MRDHGRERQGIALCLISAAGFGAMAIFAKLAYGAGFDVSTLLLVRFGVAAVVLWAIVAVRRPARPSLRIVAYALGLGALGYALQAATFFASLERLDASLAALLLYAYPALVVLGGIALRREPANRRRLGALALAASGTVLVLAGGGAGALDAAGVALALGAAVAYTAYILAADRTVGQVDPVLLTALVVTAAAVVIGAFTAVRGGPQLDATTGGWATVAAIVVVCTVVPVLAFLLGLQRVGAATASIVSTVEPLVTVLLAMAVFGERLGPAQAAGGALVLAAVVLVNVRRRARRTVTARPEVAVASTAA from the coding sequence ATGCGCGACCACGGCCGCGAGCGGCAGGGGATCGCGCTGTGCCTGATCTCCGCCGCCGGCTTCGGGGCCATGGCGATCTTCGCCAAGCTCGCCTACGGAGCCGGCTTCGACGTCTCGACGCTGCTGCTGGTCCGCTTCGGCGTGGCCGCCGTGGTGCTGTGGGCGATCGTCGCCGTGCGGCGGCCCGCCCGGCCGAGCCTGCGCATCGTCGCGTACGCGCTCGGCCTCGGCGCCCTCGGCTACGCGCTCCAGGCCGCCACGTTCTTCGCCAGCCTCGAGCGCCTCGACGCGTCGCTCGCCGCGCTGCTGCTCTACGCCTACCCCGCGCTCGTCGTGCTCGGCGGGATCGCGCTGCGGCGCGAACCGGCCAACCGCCGGCGTCTCGGCGCGCTCGCGCTGGCCGCGAGCGGCACGGTGCTCGTTCTCGCGGGCGGCGGGGCCGGCGCGCTCGACGCCGCCGGCGTGGCGCTCGCCCTCGGCGCCGCGGTCGCCTACACGGCCTACATCCTCGCGGCGGACCGCACCGTCGGCCAGGTCGACCCGGTCCTGCTCACCGCGCTCGTCGTCACCGCGGCGGCCGTCGTCATCGGCGCGTTCACCGCGGTCCGCGGAGGCCCGCAACTCGATGCGACGACCGGTGGCTGGGCCACCGTCGCCGCCATCGTCGTCGTCTGCACGGTGGTGCCGGTGCTGGCGTTCCTGCTCGGCCTGCAGCGCGTCGGCGCCGCGACCGCCTCCATCGTCAGCACCGTCGAGCCGCTCGTGACCGTCCTGCTGGCGATGGCCGTCTTCGGCGAGCGCCTGGGCCCCGCCCAGGCGGCCGGCGGCGCGCTCGTGCTCGCCGCCGTCGTGCTCGTCAACGTCCGGCGCCGCGCCCGCCGCACCGTGACCGCCCGGCCCGAGGTGGCGGTCGCCTCGACGGCGGCCTGA
- a CDS encoding TetR/AcrR family transcriptional regulator → MPISAPPLPARRRRLDPADRRDEILEAATRVFAAQPYVDVSMAEIAREAGASRALVSHYFEDKAGVFAAVFARFARLAAQTVRVDRQLPPAEMVAANTEAFLAFADEHRETVLALLPTGPVGSDRRLQQIADAMRDALVDRMLVNHFGTTDVPAGHRLALRAYTGLFAIALGDLLRNPELSREDAAAFLARTLLDIVAELRTK, encoded by the coding sequence TTGCCCATTAGCGCCCCACCGCTCCCCGCCCGCCGCCGCAGGCTCGACCCCGCCGACCGGCGCGACGAGATCCTCGAGGCCGCGACGCGCGTTTTTGCCGCACAGCCCTACGTCGACGTGTCGATGGCGGAGATCGCCCGCGAGGCCGGGGCCAGCCGCGCGCTGGTCTCGCACTACTTCGAGGACAAGGCGGGCGTGTTCGCGGCGGTGTTCGCCCGGTTCGCCCGGCTGGCCGCGCAGACGGTCCGCGTCGACCGCCAGCTGCCCCCCGCGGAGATGGTCGCCGCCAACACCGAGGCGTTCCTCGCGTTCGCCGACGAGCACCGCGAGACCGTCCTTGCGCTGCTGCCGACCGGGCCGGTGGGCTCGGACCGCCGGCTGCAGCAGATCGCGGATGCGATGCGCGACGCGCTCGTCGACCGCATGCTCGTCAACCACTTCGGCACGACGGACGTTCCGGCCGGCCACCGGCTCGCGCTGCGGGCCTACACGGGTCTGTTCGCCATCGCGCTCGGCGATCTGCTGCGCAACCCGGAGCTCTCCCGCGAGGACGCCGCCGCGTTCCTCGCGCGCACCCTGCTCGACATCGTCGCGGAGCTGCGCACGAAGTAG
- a CDS encoding ATP-dependent DNA ligase produces MALPLSPPVAPQLARSRAALPEGDGWAYEPKWDGFRAIAFVDDGDVHLQSRNGKPLNRYFPELRFPPGRYVVDGEIVILDERGGQEFDLLGQRIHPAASRVAMLAEKTPARFVAFDLLARDDETLLAQPFRARRAALEAIVDAPMDITPFTLDPAGAQPWLQGAEGVVAKELDAPYCPGERKGMVKIKRVRTIDAVVLGWRPGKAERTVGALILGLYTPDGRLREVGHSSGFTAKEKRELVDRLAPYETGERGSGEPSRWTQGRELAWVKLRPELVVEVTFDHVSDGRIRHGAKVQRWRDDKDPAECRVEQLDS; encoded by the coding sequence GTGGCCCTGCCGCTCAGCCCGCCCGTCGCCCCGCAGCTCGCCCGCTCGCGCGCGGCGCTGCCCGAGGGCGACGGCTGGGCCTACGAGCCGAAGTGGGACGGCTTCCGCGCCATCGCGTTCGTCGACGACGGCGACGTGCACCTGCAGTCGCGCAACGGCAAGCCGCTGAACCGCTACTTCCCCGAGCTGCGCTTCCCGCCCGGCCGCTACGTCGTCGACGGCGAGATCGTGATCCTCGACGAGCGCGGCGGCCAGGAGTTCGACCTGCTCGGCCAGCGCATCCACCCCGCCGCGTCACGCGTGGCGATGCTCGCCGAGAAGACGCCCGCGCGCTTCGTCGCGTTCGACCTGCTGGCCCGCGACGACGAGACGCTGCTGGCGCAGCCGTTCCGCGCGCGCCGCGCGGCGCTGGAGGCGATCGTCGACGCGCCGATGGACATCACCCCGTTCACGCTCGATCCCGCGGGCGCCCAGCCATGGCTGCAGGGTGCCGAGGGCGTCGTGGCCAAGGAGCTCGACGCCCCGTACTGCCCGGGCGAGCGCAAGGGCATGGTCAAGATCAAGCGCGTGCGGACGATCGACGCGGTCGTCCTGGGCTGGCGGCCGGGCAAGGCCGAGCGGACCGTGGGCGCCCTGATCCTCGGCCTCTACACGCCCGACGGCAGGTTGCGGGAGGTCGGGCACTCGTCGGGCTTCACCGCGAAGGAGAAGCGCGAGCTCGTCGATCGCCTGGCGCCCTACGAGACCGGTGAACGCGGCAGCGGGGAGCCCTCCCGCTGGACCCAGGGACGCGAGCTCGCCTGGGTCAAGCTGCGCCCCGAGCTGGTGGTCGAGGTCACCTTCGACCACGTCAGCGACGGCCGCATCCGTCACGGCGCGAAGGTGCAGCGCTGGCGCGACGACAAGGATCCGGCCGAGTGCCGGGTCGAGCAGCTCGACAGCTGA
- a CDS encoding NfeD family protein, translating into MVGLGIALLLAGVVLVIAEAHVTSAGALGALGTAAVVGGAILAIEGAGGGLILAIVLALVLGALLGGVLLAAGLKVARSKPSRPRSGREALIGCAGLARSPIAPEGQVLVEGALWRARRCFDDEALEPGDPVVVERVDGLTLTVRKAEPWEVV; encoded by the coding sequence ATGGTCGGTCTGGGCATCGCGCTGTTGCTCGCCGGCGTGGTGCTCGTCATCGCCGAGGCGCACGTCACGTCCGCCGGAGCCCTGGGCGCGCTCGGGACCGCGGCCGTCGTCGGCGGGGCGATCCTCGCGATCGAGGGCGCGGGCGGAGGGCTCATCCTCGCGATCGTGCTCGCGCTGGTGCTCGGCGCGCTGCTCGGCGGGGTCCTGCTCGCCGCCGGGCTGAAGGTCGCCCGCTCGAAGCCCAGCCGGCCCCGCAGCGGGCGCGAGGCGCTCATCGGCTGCGCCGGCCTTGCCCGCTCGCCGATCGCGCCCGAGGGCCAGGTGCTCGTCGAGGGCGCCCTGTGGCGCGCGCGGCGGTGCTTCGACGACGAGGCGCTCGAGCCCGGCGACCCGGTCGTCGTCGAGCGCGTCGACGGGCTGACGCTGACCGTCCGCAAAGCCGAACCCTGGGAGGTGGTCTGA
- a CDS encoding slipin family protein, translating to MAAVIVVLVILVAALVALVGTSVRILREYERGVVFRLGRLIDQRGPGLVLLIPIVDRMVRVSLRTVTLKIPPQDLITRDNVPARVTAVAYFRVVDANRSVVEVESFEAATSQIAQTTLRSVLGKAELDTLLAERERLNEDLQTIIDQQTEPWGVKVTTVEIKDVEIPASMQQAMARQAEAERERRAKIINAEGEAQAATRLADAADIIGRNPTTLQLRYLQTLREIGNSESSTVVFPLPMDLLKPLLEAHDDRPRLEPAPAPDRIAASAPGREAPVERR from the coding sequence GTGGCCGCCGTGATCGTCGTGCTGGTCATCCTCGTCGCCGCGCTCGTCGCGCTGGTCGGAACGTCGGTGCGCATCCTGCGCGAGTACGAACGGGGGGTCGTGTTCCGGCTGGGGCGGCTGATCGACCAGCGCGGGCCGGGCCTCGTGCTGCTGATCCCGATCGTCGACCGGATGGTGCGCGTGAGCCTGCGCACGGTGACGCTGAAGATCCCGCCGCAGGACCTCATCACCCGCGACAACGTGCCCGCCCGGGTGACCGCGGTCGCCTACTTCCGCGTGGTCGACGCCAACCGCTCCGTCGTCGAGGTCGAGAGCTTCGAGGCGGCCACCTCGCAGATCGCCCAGACGACGCTGCGCTCCGTCCTCGGCAAGGCGGAGCTCGACACCCTGCTGGCCGAGCGCGAGCGCCTCAACGAGGACCTGCAGACCATCATCGACCAGCAGACCGAGCCGTGGGGCGTGAAGGTCACGACGGTGGAGATCAAGGACGTCGAGATCCCCGCCTCGATGCAGCAGGCCATGGCGCGCCAGGCCGAGGCCGAGCGCGAGCGGCGCGCGAAGATCATCAACGCCGAGGGCGAAGCACAGGCCGCGACGCGCCTGGCCGACGCCGCCGACATCATCGGCCGCAACCCGACGACGCTGCAGCTGCGCTACCTGCAGACGCTGCGCGAGATCGGCAACTCCGAGAGCTCGACCGTCGTCTTCCCGCTGCCGATGGACCTGCTCAAGCCGCTGCTCGAGGCCCACGACGACCGCCCGCGGCTCGAGCCCGCGCCCGCGCCGGACCGCATCGCCGCGAGCGCGCCGGGGCGCGAGGCGCCGGTCGAGCGCCGCTGA
- a CDS encoding glycerate kinase has translation MRLLLALDRLDGAAVARGVVAAGLPAPDVYPVAGGLDATFDVRMRAAFAVVAGEPVLDRDTVDGRIAGEIAVRARQAGVPCHAIVGADRLDRFGKRILDLQHVLEASGGGLEAAGARLARLLMTDVMPD, from the coding sequence GTGCGCCTCCTGCTCGCCCTCGATCGTCTGGACGGGGCCGCCGTCGCGCGCGGGGTGGTCGCCGCCGGGCTGCCGGCGCCGGACGTGTACCCGGTCGCCGGCGGACTCGATGCGACGTTCGACGTCCGCATGCGCGCCGCGTTCGCCGTCGTCGCCGGCGAGCCGGTGCTCGACCGCGACACCGTCGACGGCCGGATCGCCGGGGAGATCGCCGTGCGCGCGCGCCAGGCCGGCGTCCCGTGCCATGCGATCGTGGGCGCCGACCGGCTCGACCGGTTCGGCAAGCGGATCCTCGACCTCCAGCACGTGCTCGAGGCGAGCGGCGGCGGGCTGGAGGCGGCGGGGGCGCGGCTCGCGCGTCTTCTCATGACAGATGTCATGCCGGATTGA
- a CDS encoding choice-of-anchor D domain-containing protein, translating to MRRSRSIRVIPTLVLAVLAVAAAPAVAAPAERFVATTGDDAANTCAVEATPCRTIQHAVDVSDAANTINVAAGTYVESVVVGQELTIVGPFSNDFPDDPARGGAAEARWMGDGGSPAVTATVDGIAIAGFTFGPATGPASGQAVLIESGAHVNQVWYSIFEHLERGIELDGSGSAFVAFNLFQDNDAASGEAVQGFSDDQTFLFQNLFRRNSTAVDLDGSTNGQVQENWSTGDATFTRMRVTGSMGVVGNLVEGVTEAGILLAGDADADIELNSIDGDGDGLRLTPDGGTVVSDPIVDGNNLHDLGGSGIEVAAGALSDILDAHGNRIFGTGAAGLLVEGDADVDATNNWWGCNEGPNQPGCDDYSGANVDADPWSIMTISADPDSIPVGGDTSQITASFNTNSDGDDILPQGIGDDVQVAFSTTLGDVDPAEDCTCGGLSLTELTSGDLPGTATVTATLDSESVSTDVTFTGAHATVTPAGADFQPTQVGGYSTRRKFTVSSDGNETLQVSNVGIGGTDSGDFVIPAGYDGCTGRSLAPGDHCVVEARFQPVGGPGAKDGTLVVDTNAIDTPATATLTGSASASPVLTIVPDSADFGTVSVNALSRQQKLVVYNGSAGGVTIDAATLGGADPSQFEITLDRCTGETVAPRRTCYIRTRFAPKSGGAKAAGVEIGSSSLGAPATAALTGTGDAVEALRITPPAHAFGAVPVGQRTKTGTWTVKNIGGVPVTVSSVDIGGSDPDQFQLGRTTCTGAALSPGQSCTAKVRFAPTGDPGPRSAQLAVNSSVSGTPASALTGTAVAPPI from the coding sequence ATGCGCAGGTCACGGTCGATCCGGGTCATCCCGACGTTGGTTCTCGCGGTGCTGGCGGTTGCCGCGGCGCCCGCGGTCGCCGCCCCGGCCGAGCGCTTCGTCGCGACCACCGGCGACGACGCCGCCAACACGTGCGCCGTCGAGGCGACGCCGTGCCGGACGATCCAGCACGCGGTCGACGTGTCCGACGCGGCCAACACCATCAACGTCGCCGCCGGCACCTACGTCGAGTCCGTGGTCGTCGGTCAGGAGCTCACGATCGTCGGTCCGTTCTCGAACGACTTCCCCGACGACCCGGCCCGCGGCGGTGCGGCGGAGGCGCGCTGGATGGGCGACGGCGGCAGCCCGGCGGTCACCGCGACAGTGGACGGCATCGCGATCGCCGGCTTCACGTTCGGCCCGGCGACCGGCCCGGCGAGCGGGCAGGCGGTCCTGATCGAATCGGGTGCCCACGTCAACCAGGTCTGGTACTCGATCTTCGAGCATCTGGAGCGCGGCATCGAGCTCGACGGCTCGGGCAGTGCGTTCGTCGCCTTCAACCTGTTCCAGGACAACGACGCGGCCTCCGGCGAGGCCGTCCAGGGCTTCAGCGACGACCAGACGTTCCTCTTCCAGAACCTGTTCCGGCGCAACTCGACGGCGGTCGATCTCGACGGCTCGACGAACGGCCAGGTCCAGGAGAACTGGTCGACCGGCGACGCGACATTCACGCGCATGCGGGTCACCGGCTCGATGGGCGTGGTCGGCAACCTCGTCGAGGGCGTGACCGAGGCGGGCATCCTGCTGGCGGGCGACGCCGACGCGGACATCGAGCTCAACTCCATCGACGGCGACGGCGACGGCCTGCGTCTGACACCCGACGGCGGCACGGTCGTGTCCGACCCGATCGTCGACGGCAACAACCTCCACGACCTCGGCGGCAGCGGCATCGAGGTCGCCGCCGGCGCGCTGAGCGACATCCTGGATGCGCACGGCAACCGGATCTTCGGCACCGGTGCGGCCGGGCTCCTCGTCGAGGGCGACGCGGACGTCGATGCGACGAACAACTGGTGGGGCTGCAACGAAGGACCGAACCAGCCCGGCTGCGACGACTACTCCGGCGCGAACGTCGACGCCGACCCATGGTCGATCATGACGATCTCGGCCGACCCGGATTCCATCCCGGTGGGCGGCGACACGAGCCAGATCACCGCGTCGTTCAACACGAACAGCGACGGCGACGACATCCTGCCCCAGGGCATCGGCGACGACGTGCAGGTGGCGTTCTCCACGACGCTCGGCGACGTCGACCCCGCGGAGGACTGCACGTGCGGCGGCCTGTCGCTCACCGAGCTGACGTCGGGCGACCTGCCCGGCACCGCGACGGTGACGGCGACGCTCGACTCCGAGAGCGTGTCGACCGACGTCACCTTCACCGGCGCGCACGCGACGGTCACGCCGGCCGGCGCCGATTTCCAGCCCACCCAGGTCGGCGGCTACTCGACACGGCGGAAATTCACCGTCTCGAGCGACGGCAACGAGACCCTGCAGGTCTCGAACGTCGGCATCGGTGGGACGGACTCCGGCGACTTCGTGATCCCGGCCGGCTACGACGGCTGCACCGGGCGGTCGCTCGCGCCGGGCGACCATTGCGTCGTCGAGGCGCGCTTCCAGCCGGTCGGCGGCCCGGGCGCGAAGGACGGCACGCTCGTCGTCGACACGAACGCGATCGACACGCCGGCCACCGCGACGCTGACGGGCAGCGCCTCGGCTTCGCCGGTGCTGACGATCGTCCCGGACAGCGCCGACTTCGGCACCGTGAGCGTCAACGCGCTCTCGCGCCAGCAGAAGCTGGTCGTCTACAACGGCAGCGCCGGCGGCGTGACGATCGACGCCGCCACGCTCGGCGGGGCCGACCCGTCGCAGTTCGAGATCACCCTCGACCGCTGCACGGGCGAGACGGTCGCGCCCCGGCGGACGTGCTACATCCGCACGCGCTTCGCGCCGAAGAGCGGCGGCGCGAAGGCCGCCGGCGTCGAGATCGGCAGCTCGTCGCTCGGCGCGCCCGCCACGGCGGCGCTGACCGGGACCGGCGACGCGGTCGAGGCGCTGCGGATCACGCCGCCCGCGCACGCGTTCGGCGCGGTGCCGGTGGGCCAGCGGACGAAGACCGGGACGTGGACGGTGAAGAACATCGGCGGGGTCCCGGTGACCGTCAGCTCCGTGGACATCGGCGGA